A region of the Clostridium estertheticum subsp. estertheticum genome:
TGTAATGTCATTAATTTCCATTCCAAATCTTATATCTGGCTTATCTGAACCATATTTACTCATAGCTTCTTTATACTTCATTCGCCTTATAGGAAGTTTAACATCTTCATTCACAACTTCCTTAAATACTTTTTTAATTAGTGCTTCGTTAATAGCCATAACATCATCTTCTTCAACAAACGACATTTCTATGTCAATTTGTGTAAACTCTGGTTGTCTATTAGCTCTCAAATCTTCATCTCTAAAACATCTTGCAAGTTGAAAGTATTTATCATATCCAGAAACCATTAGTAATTGTTTAAATAGCTGTGGTGATTGTGGAAGTGCATAAAACATACCTGGGTAATTTCTACTTGGGACTAGATAGTCCCTTGCACCCTCAGGAGTACTTTTTGTAAGCATAGGTGTTTCTATTTCTAAGAATCCATTTTCATCTAAAAAGTCACGAACAACCTTAGTTGTTTTAGATCGTATCATAAATATTTTTTGCATATCTGGTCGTCTTAAATCTAGGTATCTGTATTTTAGACGTATATTTTCTGCTGCATCTAGACCTTCTTTTATATATATAGGTGGTGTTTCTGATTCAGATAATATTTTTATGTTCTCGCCTTTAACCTCTACAAGCCCTGTTGGGAGATTTTCATTTGGAGATTGTCTTTTAACAAGTTCACCAGTTACAGCAAGGCAGTACTCTGGTTTTACTTTATCTGCTTTTTCAAAAGCTTCTTTATTTATTTCTTCTCCAAATACTAATTGAAGTATTCCTGTTCTATCTCTTAAATCTATAAAAACAAGTCCCCCTAGATTTCTTTTTCTTTGAACCCAACCCATTACTGTTATTGTATTTGATATGTGTGATTCTCTAAGATCTCCACACATATTGGTTCTCTTTAAACCATTTAATGCTTCTGCCATTTTATTTTTCTCCTTCCTTATTATAAATTATATTAACACTAAAACCAGTACCCTTAGGCGCTTTAATATACATTATATTTTAAGCATATAATGTATTTAGTAATACAATTTTCTTATCAATCATTTCATCTACTCTTTTTATGTATTCACGAACATCCTTTACGTTTGCGAACCTTTCATGTCTATTTTCATCTAAAAACACGACTTTAGAAACTGCATCTGCACCTAGTGCAATGACTGTTTGTTTTTCTTCAATCATTTGAATATTATAGATGCCTTCTTTAGAAATCGCTGTATATCCTATATTCTCCATATTACCTATCATATTTTTCTGCTTATACATATAATATGGTTTCATATCAAGTTTTTTTGTTAATTCTACAGTAAGCCCATACATTTTATTTAATTCTTCTTGCCCTGGAACTTCAAATCTATAATTGTTAAGCATATTTTCATGAAGCCTTGAAGCTCTTTTTATAGACATACCATGAATTGTAATACTATCAGGTTTAATCTTATAAATTTCATTACAAGTTTTAATCATATGTGAAATTTTTTCTCCAGGTAGACCTACTATCAAATCCATATTTATATTATTAAACCCTAGTTCCCTTGCCATTTCAAACTTTTCAAAAACATCTTCTACGCAGTGATTTCTTCCAATTAATTTCAATGTATCATCATTCATTGTTTGAGGGTTAATACTTATTCGATGTACTCCATATTTTTTCATAGTAATTAATTTTTCACGTGTTATGCTATCCGGTCTTCCACATTCCACTGTAAATTCTCGCACATTGTTTCGCAAAATAAATGCATCATATATATAATTCATTATATATTCAAATTGTTCATTGTTTATTGCTGTAGGTGTACCACCGCCAAAATATACACATTCTATATTTAGCTTCTTTTCAAGTATATACTCACCTATACTCTTAATCTCATGGGCTAAAGCCTCAAG
Encoded here:
- the aspS gene encoding aspartate--tRNA ligase, whose product is MAEALNGLKRTNMCGDLRESHISNTITVMGWVQRKRNLGGLVFIDLRDRTGILQLVFGEEINKEAFEKADKVKPEYCLAVTGELVKRQSPNENLPTGLVEVKGENIKILSESETPPIYIKEGLDAAENIRLKYRYLDLRRPDMQKIFMIRSKTTKVVRDFLDENGFLEIETPMLTKSTPEGARDYLVPSRNYPGMFYALPQSPQLFKQLLMVSGYDKYFQLARCFRDEDLRANRQPEFTQIDIEMSFVEEDDVMAINEALIKKVFKEVVNEDVKLPIRRMKYKEAMSKYGSDKPDIRFGMEINDITSVVKDSEFVVFKSAIENGGSVRAIKVENAADMGRKKLDKFGEFVKTYRAKGLAWIACKEDGIKSPMAKFFNEQQMQEILDKVEAKTGDLVLIVADKDSITLQSLGALRLHVAKELEILKDNKEFNFVWITEFPLFDYSEEENRYIAAHHPFTMPMDEDLQYLESDPGRVRAKAYDIVLNGEELGGGSIRIHSSELQETMLKVLGFTQEKAWERFGFLLEAFKFGPPPHGGLAFGLDRMIMFLAGTDNIKDVIAFPKNQNAYCPMSEAPNMVDDKQLKELGITKAEVK
- a CDS encoding coproporphyrinogen III oxidase, with the translated sequence MIKVKLSNEQFNYDVFQIINLFYFFPDIKFVEEDYDFNINVGETVIDIQGQPESFKYFVNNVYKLKDEVKKAVFIYFSKNTTQELPWGTIIGIRPSKKALDLLERGVSDDKIIAEFKEKHVTREDKAQLCIDVAKFERNIVNKEKNNVSIYIDMPFCPTRCIYCSFTSNPIGKCKNIVMPYLEALAHEIKSIGEYILEKKLNIECVYFGGGTPTAINNEQFEYIMNYIYDAFILRNNVREFTVECGRPDSITREKLITMKKYGVHRISINPQTMNDDTLKLIGRNHCVEDVFEKFEMARELGFNNINMDLIVGLPGEKISHMIKTCNEIYKIKPDSITIHGMSIKRASRLHENMLNNYRFEVPGQEELNKMYGLTVELTKKLDMKPYYMYKQKNMIGNMENIGYTAISKEGIYNIQMIEEKQTVIALGADAVSKVVFLDENRHERFANVKDVREYIKRVDEMIDKKIVLLNTLYA